From a region of the Nonlabens dokdonensis DSW-6 genome:
- a CDS encoding response regulator transcription factor, translating to MGKKISLGIIDDHDIVRKGIKELLHNMGDFEVIEEHANGVAFLNNMPEKSKLPDLYLLDYSMPMMNGIEVLKEVKKIAPDAKFLLLTQHLDDPLKVNAYDNGARGFLNKTCTAQQLDSSIKNVVRTGYDNFDEILKLLRNKNSLKELNDKQQYDLTDRELQLLELVCHENEYTYQQIADQMNLSIKSVDACRAQLFQKIGVKSKVGLVLYSFHHKLTQPFN from the coding sequence ATGGGAAAGAAGATCAGTTTAGGAATTATTGATGACCATGATATTGTACGCAAAGGAATCAAAGAATTGTTGCATAATATGGGTGATTTTGAAGTAATAGAAGAACATGCAAATGGAGTTGCTTTTTTAAATAATATGCCAGAAAAATCTAAACTTCCTGATCTATATCTATTGGATTATTCTATGCCCATGATGAATGGTATTGAAGTATTAAAAGAAGTGAAAAAAATAGCGCCAGATGCTAAATTTTTATTACTCACTCAGCACCTTGATGATCCTTTAAAAGTTAATGCTTATGATAACGGTGCAAGAGGTTTTTTAAATAAAACTTGTACCGCTCAACAATTGGATTCTTCCATAAAAAATGTAGTACGTACCGGTTATGATAATTTTGATGAGATTTTAAAACTGTTACGCAACAAAAATTCTCTCAAAGAATTAAATGATAAACAACAATACGATCTTACAGATCGCGAGTTGCAGTTATTAGAACTCGTTTGTCATGAAAATGAATACACGTATCAACAAATTGCAGATCAGATGAACCTTTCTATAAAATCGGTAGACGCTTGTAGAGCACAACTATTTCAAAAAATAGGAGTGAAGTCTAAAGTGGGATTGGTACTTTATTCTTTTCATCATAAACTTACCCAACCTTTTAATTAA
- a CDS encoding acyl-CoA carboxylase subunit beta codes for MDLDFNKNEDHNKMLLSDLKRKLAKVSLGGGKKRIEKHHAKGKLTARERIDYLLDNAEDAIEIGAFAGEGMYEEHGGCPSGGVVVKIGYVQGRQVIVVANDATVKAGAWFPITGKKNLRAQEISIENRLPIIYLVDSAGVYLPMQDEIFPDKEHFGRIFRNNAVMSSMGITQIAAVMGSCVAGGAYLPIMSDEALIVDKTGSIFLAGSYLVKAAIGESIDNETLGGATTHCEISGVTDYKAKDDKDALDKIKKIFDKIGDSDKAGFNRVEAKKPALDPDELFGALPRERNAQYDMMELINRMVDEDTFEAYKDGYGQTIITGYARMDGWAVGIVANQRKIVKTKKGEMQFGGVIYSDSADKATRFIANCNQKKIPLVFLQDVTGFMVGSKSEHGGIIKDGAKMVNAVSNSVVPKFTVVIGNSYGAGNYAMCGKAYDPRLIFAWPSAELAVMSGNSAAKVLMQIEKASLEKSGKKLTEEEEKELFAKTKDRYDEQVSPYYAASRIWTDAIIDPRDTRKWISMGIEAANHAPITKDFNLGVIQT; via the coding sequence TTCTTTAGGCGGTGGTAAAAAACGTATAGAAAAGCATCATGCAAAAGGTAAGTTAACCGCTCGAGAGCGTATTGATTATTTACTAGATAATGCTGAAGATGCCATAGAGATAGGCGCATTTGCTGGTGAAGGAATGTATGAAGAACATGGCGGCTGTCCTAGCGGTGGTGTAGTTGTTAAAATAGGATACGTTCAAGGAAGACAGGTGATAGTAGTGGCAAATGATGCCACTGTAAAAGCTGGAGCATGGTTTCCTATCACGGGAAAGAAAAATTTGCGTGCACAAGAAATCTCTATAGAGAATAGATTGCCTATTATTTACCTTGTAGATAGTGCAGGAGTTTACCTTCCTATGCAAGACGAGATTTTCCCAGACAAAGAACATTTCGGTCGCATATTTAGAAATAACGCAGTAATGAGCAGTATGGGAATTACTCAAATTGCAGCTGTAATGGGAAGTTGTGTTGCTGGAGGTGCTTATTTACCTATTATGAGCGATGAAGCTCTTATAGTGGATAAAACAGGAAGTATTTTTCTTGCTGGTTCTTACTTAGTAAAAGCAGCAATAGGAGAAAGTATAGATAATGAGACTTTAGGTGGCGCTACAACACATTGCGAGATAAGCGGTGTGACAGATTATAAAGCCAAAGATGATAAAGATGCTCTTGATAAAATCAAAAAAATATTTGATAAAATAGGAGATAGCGATAAAGCAGGTTTTAATAGAGTAGAGGCAAAAAAGCCAGCACTTGATCCTGATGAACTTTTTGGAGCGCTTCCTAGAGAGCGCAATGCACAATATGATATGATGGAATTGATCAATCGTATGGTGGACGAAGATACCTTTGAAGCATATAAAGATGGTTATGGTCAGACGATAATCACTGGATATGCACGCATGGACGGTTGGGCTGTCGGTATTGTAGCAAATCAACGTAAGATCGTGAAGACTAAAAAAGGTGAAATGCAATTTGGCGGAGTGATTTATAGCGATAGTGCCGATAAAGCAACTCGATTTATAGCCAACTGTAACCAGAAGAAGATTCCGCTGGTATTTTTACAAGATGTAACTGGTTTTATGGTAGGATCTAAGTCAGAACATGGAGGTATTATTAAGGATGGAGCAAAAATGGTAAACGCGGTTTCTAACTCTGTGGTTCCTAAATTTACAGTGGTCATAGGAAATAGCTATGGCGCAGGAAATTATGCGATGTGCGGTAAAGCTTATGATCCACGATTAATTTTTGCTTGGCCTAGTGCAGAGCTTGCTGTAATGAGTGGGAATAGTGCTGCAAAAGTATTAATGCAAATAGAAAAAGCGAGTCTGGAAAAGTCTGGAAAGAAACTGACTGAAGAAGAAGAAAAAGAATTGTTTGCCAAAACGAAAGATCGTTATGATGAACAAGTTTCTCCTTACTACGCAGCATCAAGAATCTGGACTGATGCCATTATTGATCCACGAGATACCAGAAAATGGATTTCTATGGGAATAGAAGCTGCAAATCATGCTCCTATTACAAAAGATTTTAACCTAGGTGTGATACAGACTTAA
- a CDS encoding T9SS type A sorting domain-containing protein: MKTTILTWTSAAILLFNVIVLQAQVQLGNTISSMENSVNQFGRQIELSDDGLSVAISGPGINNFTGLVRIYDFDQTSSSWIKRGNDILGQVNGGAFGSSIGFSGDGMVIIIGSENSGRTEVFEWDAVMNNWTQKGSSFIGNNANNLADTAISGDGNRIAVAASNNFPVSTGSVRIFEWDNVMNDWNQVGQLLQGNQSGDRFGDAMSFSDDGNTIAIGAYLDQSNVGSVKIFSWNNLANTWDQRGNDLVGESFIYYFGDDLDLSSDGSTIIIAARSANHSVTNLKHGHAKVYQWAATNQQYIQKGQTIEGDNDGDRFGQQVAISGDGQIVVVSADVADTNGFTQVGYVKIFQFQNNSWTELVKMDPSIIQSNLFFGSGIDISSNGRNISIGREFRNPFVENYDITSILSNSSLLFENIKLYPNPTHSNLFIESQEELQSMEFFDLSGKRLFSSKYHVDKINLERFSQGIYLIKLTSIDGDVLTRKVIKN, encoded by the coding sequence ATGAAAACAACTATTCTCACATGGACTAGCGCTGCTATACTCTTGTTTAACGTAATTGTTTTGCAAGCACAAGTACAACTAGGTAATACTATTTCAAGTATGGAAAATTCTGTAAATCAATTTGGAAGGCAAATAGAGTTAAGTGATGATGGTCTTTCTGTTGCAATTTCAGGACCAGGAATAAATAATTTTACTGGCTTGGTGCGCATTTATGATTTTGACCAGACATCATCATCTTGGATCAAAAGGGGTAACGATATCTTGGGCCAAGTAAATGGTGGTGCATTTGGCAGTAGTATTGGGTTTTCTGGTGATGGAATGGTTATAATAATAGGATCGGAAAACTCTGGAAGAACAGAGGTTTTTGAATGGGATGCAGTAATGAATAACTGGACGCAAAAAGGTTCTTCATTTATAGGAAATAATGCCAATAATCTAGCCGATACTGCTATCTCTGGAGATGGAAATAGGATAGCGGTTGCAGCATCTAATAATTTTCCAGTAAGTACGGGATCAGTAAGAATATTTGAATGGGATAATGTTATGAACGACTGGAATCAAGTAGGTCAATTATTACAAGGAAACCAATCTGGTGATCGTTTTGGAGATGCCATGTCATTCTCAGATGATGGTAACACGATTGCCATCGGTGCTTATCTTGATCAATCAAATGTTGGTAGTGTGAAAATATTTTCATGGAATAACTTGGCAAATACATGGGATCAAAGAGGAAATGATTTAGTTGGAGAAAGTTTCATATACTATTTTGGTGACGACTTAGATCTTTCAAGTGATGGTAGTACAATAATAATAGCTGCAAGGTCGGCTAATCACAGTGTTACAAACCTAAAACATGGACATGCAAAGGTTTACCAATGGGCTGCCACTAACCAACAATATATCCAAAAAGGTCAAACTATCGAAGGAGACAACGATGGTGATCGATTTGGACAGCAAGTAGCGATATCTGGAGATGGGCAAATTGTAGTAGTTTCAGCTGACGTTGCTGACACAAATGGTTTTACTCAGGTAGGCTATGTAAAGATTTTTCAATTCCAAAATAACTCATGGACGGAATTGGTAAAAATGGACCCAAGCATAATTCAATCCAATTTGTTTTTTGGAAGTGGAATCGATATTTCATCAAATGGAAGAAATATTAGTATTGGTCGTGAATTTAGAAACCCTTTTGTCGAAAATTATGATATTACATCCATATTGTCCAATAGTAGTTTGTTATTTGAAAACATCAAATTATATCCTAATCCAACACATTCTAATCTATTTATTGAGTCCCAAGAAGAATTGCAAAGCATGGAATTTTTTGACCTATCAGGAAAAAGGTTGTTTAGTTCAAAATATCATGTAGATAAAATCAACTTAGAAAGATTTAGCCAAGGAATCTACCTCATCAAGCTGACTTCCATAGATGGAGATGTGCTTACTAGAAAAGTGATTAAAAATTAG
- a CDS encoding thioredoxin family protein, whose amino-acid sequence MRILFIITFSLLLSSTITAQEYVTDATMEETVMVQDDQIKVLYFTAPWCGPCRAMAPTIESIANDETLDVTIYKMNTDDNLSDDILQVNSIPTYFFIKNGRKLGQSGSTMRRAEMVKLIERHDKMTVSGDLLAYKGKPSKYEIAEGAHEKLTKKNLETLWYGSHQLNELAWKIYQNLEDQTDLKCALVLINRSIELETYVSNLETKAHLLHKLGDLKQALKTAKKAKKLASQEGESTAIIEQLMEQIKADS is encoded by the coding sequence ATGCGCATTCTATTTATAATTACTTTTTCACTTTTACTTTCTAGCACTATTACGGCTCAAGAATATGTGACCGATGCCACGATGGAAGAAACCGTAATGGTTCAAGATGACCAGATTAAAGTACTTTACTTCACAGCTCCATGGTGTGGACCATGTCGTGCCATGGCTCCTACTATCGAGTCCATTGCAAATGATGAAACTCTAGACGTCACTATCTATAAAATGAATACTGATGATAATTTGAGTGATGATATTTTACAAGTCAACTCTATACCTACTTACTTTTTCATTAAAAATGGTCGCAAACTAGGACAAAGCGGTAGCACCATGCGCCGTGCCGAAATGGTAAAACTTATAGAGCGTCACGATAAAATGACCGTATCTGGTGATCTACTCGCTTACAAAGGCAAACCTTCTAAATATGAAATAGCAGAAGGTGCTCATGAAAAACTCACAAAAAAGAATTTAGAAACTTTGTGGTATGGCAGTCATCAATTGAATGAGCTAGCTTGGAAAATTTACCAAAACCTTGAAGATCAAACGGACCTCAAATGTGCTCTTGTTCTCATTAATAGGTCGATAGAATTAGAAACTTATGTGTCTAATCTAGAAACTAAAGCACATTTGCTACATAAATTAGGTGATTTAAAGCAAGCATTAAAAACTGCCAAAAAAGCTAAAAAACTAGCTTCTCAAGAAGGTGAATCTACGGCAATTATCGAGCAACTTATGGAACAAATTAAAGCCGATTCATAA
- a CDS encoding DUF3352 domain-containing protein, giving the protein MSAHMIKRDDYAFLYVVDMEKLSRFEFIKSNINQLVNKNFDVTKRIYNEVEITEITDKSTYEILSLAFIENQMVASYTHTLVEKSIDEFLSPVIGRDLQFLEIQREVKQQDLFRFYLNHKYLTDYYKAFSNENSAIVELFEEHFNFSGFHIDVDSDRLLNANGYSNGDQTAQSLITALNDSGTSKVTVSEILPQETVLFLSFGFDEFSELHGNFYDLLESQNPSLFNEYKQGRKKIEDLVEIDLERDFYSWMDDELAFAKADSKNISEKEGIAVILKAKNADDAIERLKFVEQQIAENTPVKFKEVDYRGYKINYLDLKGFFKLIAGSLFDAIEKPYYTVIDDFVVFSNSPKTLKLFIDAQETEKTLVEDEYYNYFKDEFSSESNVFLYVDTNKLIDASAKYLTSSSREELELNKTFFSQFTQIGLELTAQESVFESKAMIHYDKDYDHEALQQEERTKDLPLDFVTIRKEEISKETVFDIPPIFPDDFTANFYEQKYTNGKIKMKVYLKDGIPDGRYKEYYFDGQLKISGRFDEGEKDGKWKAYLRNGKLYHKERF; this is encoded by the coding sequence ATGAGCGCTCATATGATTAAAAGAGATGACTACGCTTTTTTGTATGTCGTAGACATGGAAAAACTCTCTAGATTTGAATTTATTAAAAGCAATATCAACCAACTGGTAAACAAGAATTTTGATGTTACTAAACGCATTTACAATGAGGTAGAGATAACGGAGATTACAGATAAAAGCACCTACGAAATTCTATCTCTTGCTTTTATAGAAAACCAAATGGTTGCCAGCTACACGCATACTCTGGTTGAAAAAAGCATTGATGAATTTCTGTCTCCAGTAATAGGCCGTGATTTACAGTTCTTGGAAATCCAGCGAGAGGTAAAACAGCAAGATCTATTTAGGTTTTATCTCAATCACAAATACCTAACTGATTATTATAAAGCATTTTCTAATGAAAATAGCGCTATCGTTGAGCTGTTTGAGGAGCATTTTAACTTCTCTGGTTTTCATATAGATGTAGATTCTGACCGATTGTTAAATGCAAATGGTTATTCTAATGGTGATCAAACGGCCCAAAGTTTAATCACTGCTCTTAATGATTCAGGAACCAGTAAGGTAACGGTTAGTGAGATTTTGCCGCAGGAAACAGTTTTGTTTTTAAGTTTTGGATTTGATGAGTTTTCAGAACTGCATGGTAATTTTTATGACTTACTAGAAAGTCAAAATCCTAGTTTATTTAATGAATACAAACAAGGGAGAAAAAAAATAGAAGATCTGGTTGAAATCGATCTAGAGCGTGACTTTTATTCTTGGATGGATGATGAACTCGCTTTCGCGAAAGCGGACTCAAAAAACATATCTGAAAAAGAAGGAATTGCCGTAATCTTAAAAGCCAAAAATGCAGACGATGCCATCGAGCGGCTAAAGTTTGTCGAGCAACAAATTGCTGAGAACACGCCAGTAAAATTTAAAGAAGTAGACTACAGAGGTTACAAAATCAATTACTTAGATTTAAAAGGCTTTTTTAAATTGATCGCCGGCTCTTTGTTTGACGCTATAGAAAAACCTTACTATACGGTCATCGATGATTTTGTAGTATTTAGTAATTCGCCTAAGACGTTAAAGTTATTTATAGACGCTCAAGAAACCGAAAAAACCCTTGTTGAGGATGAATATTACAACTATTTCAAAGATGAATTTAGCTCAGAAAGCAATGTGTTTTTATACGTAGACACTAATAAATTGATAGACGCATCTGCAAAATATTTGACTTCATCTTCCAGGGAAGAGTTAGAGTTAAATAAAACCTTTTTCTCACAATTTACCCAAATTGGATTGGAATTAACAGCACAAGAATCTGTTTTTGAATCTAAGGCAATGATTCACTATGATAAAGATTACGATCATGAAGCCTTGCAGCAAGAGGAACGAACAAAAGACCTACCACTTGATTTTGTAACTATAAGAAAAGAAGAAATAAGTAAGGAAACTGTTTTTGATATACCGCCTATTTTCCCAGATGATTTTACAGCCAATTTTTATGAGCAAAAGTATACTAATGGAAAGATCAAAATGAAGGTGTATTTAAAAGATGGCATTCCAGATGGTCGTTATAAGGAATATTATTTTGATGGCCAGCTTAAGATCTCAGGTCGCTTTGATGAAGGAGAAAAAGATGGTAAGTGGAAAGCCTACTTAAGAAACGGTAAACTGTATCACAAAGAGCGATTTTGA
- a CDS encoding alpha/beta hydrolase translates to MLLKKLLKTILIIAIGGYLVICGLLYFYQESLLFFPEKLEKDFQFEFKHKFVERDIVTSTGHSINTLLFPQENAKGVILYLHGNGGSLKSVGNVSEHFLPLGYDVFMVDYAGYGKSSDEITQQEEWFEDMQFIYDDLKNSYSEDEIVIIGYSIGTGVASYLASQNNPAQLILHAPYYSMTDMMQRNYPIIPTFILRYELATNEYLKKVNAPVYLFHGDKDKVIPVESSVMLSEEFNLPFTKLENQGHGNMAANRTALAQLNAILND, encoded by the coding sequence ATGCTCCTCAAAAAACTCCTCAAAACCATACTTATAATCGCAATCGGAGGTTACCTGGTAATTTGCGGCTTGCTGTATTTTTATCAGGAAAGTTTATTATTCTTTCCAGAAAAGTTAGAAAAAGACTTTCAATTTGAGTTCAAACATAAATTTGTAGAAAGAGATATTGTAACTAGTACTGGTCACTCCATTAATACATTATTGTTTCCACAGGAGAATGCGAAAGGCGTTATTCTTTATCTTCATGGTAACGGCGGTAGTTTAAAATCTGTGGGAAATGTGTCCGAGCATTTTTTACCTTTAGGCTATGATGTATTTATGGTCGATTATGCAGGTTATGGTAAAAGTAGTGATGAAATAACCCAACAAGAAGAATGGTTTGAAGACATGCAATTCATTTATGATGATTTAAAAAACAGCTATTCTGAAGATGAAATTGTCATAATAGGCTATTCCATAGGAACCGGAGTTGCTTCTTATCTAGCTTCTCAAAATAATCCGGCGCAGCTCATTCTACATGCACCATACTACAGCATGACAGACATGATGCAACGCAATTACCCTATCATACCTACGTTTATCTTAAGATATGAGCTTGCAACAAATGAATATTTGAAAAAAGTCAATGCTCCTGTTTATTTATTTCATGGTGATAAGGATAAAGTGATTCCAGTAGAATCATCGGTAATGTTAAGTGAGGAATTTAATTTACCGTTTACTAAATTAGAGAACCAAGGACACGGAAATATGGCTGCAAATAGGACAGCTTTAGCACAATTAAATGCGATTTTAAATGATTAG
- a CDS encoding ABC transporter ATP-binding protein has translation MSENVIEVRNIIRDFKLGSETVHVLKGIDLDIKKGDYIAFMGPSGSGKSTLMNLLGCLDTPTAGSYKLNGTDVSSLSDDQLAEIRNTEIGFVFQTFNLLPRTTALDNVALPMIYAGKSKKDRKARAEEVLTSVGLADRMDHQPNQLSGGQRQRVAVGRALVNNPSIILADEPTGNLDSKTGVEIMALFDKIHADGNTVILVTHEEEIAEHAHRVIRLRDGIIETDTRNRPWKP, from the coding sequence ATGAGTGAAAATGTCATCGAAGTACGCAATATTATACGTGATTTTAAACTAGGTTCTGAAACCGTTCATGTTTTGAAAGGAATAGACCTGGACATAAAAAAAGGTGATTATATTGCTTTTATGGGACCTTCTGGTTCTGGAAAATCTACTTTGATGAATCTTTTAGGATGTCTGGACACGCCTACTGCAGGAAGTTATAAACTCAATGGAACTGATGTTTCTAGCTTGAGTGATGATCAACTCGCCGAAATTAGAAACACAGAGATAGGTTTTGTTTTCCAGACATTCAATCTTTTACCGAGAACTACAGCGCTAGATAATGTGGCATTACCTATGATTTATGCAGGTAAATCAAAGAAAGATCGCAAGGCTCGTGCTGAAGAAGTCTTAACAAGCGTAGGACTTGCTGATAGAATGGATCACCAGCCCAACCAACTTTCTGGTGGACAACGACAGCGTGTTGCCGTAGGAAGAGCATTAGTCAACAATCCATCCATCATACTTGCCGATGAACCTACGGGAAATTTAGACTCTAAAACTGGAGTAGAAATCATGGCACTTTTTGATAAAATCCATGCCGACGGTAATACAGTCATATTAGTAACTCACGAAGAAGAAATAGCAGAACATGCGCATCGCGTGATAAGATTGCGTGATGGAATAATTGAAACAGACACAAGAAATAGACCATGGAAACCTTAA
- a CDS encoding O-methyltransferase, with product MFHLVFAYFSHLIKSFHLHGIHSPFIFQLEKKCLRDDSVKESYELLSRFRESVAASNVILKIEDHGAGSKVFKTNERKVNEILRHNCSTEKDTRLLYRLCAYFEVNHVLELGTSLGVATHAMAVSRPQAQITSVEGSPEVYEFARRQLQENSIQNVALICSTFKDFLSQHKEEKDYDLIYIDGHHDGDATITYFESILAHVHNDSVVVFDDIYWSTDMTRVWNEICKHSKVTASVDCFDFGLVFFRKEQSQERFYVKL from the coding sequence TTGTTTCATCTAGTATTTGCCTATTTCTCGCACCTCATCAAGTCTTTTCACTTGCATGGGATTCATTCACCATTTATTTTTCAGCTGGAGAAGAAATGTTTACGAGATGACTCTGTAAAGGAAAGTTATGAGTTGTTATCTCGCTTTCGCGAAAGCGTAGCCGCATCAAACGTCATTCTTAAAATTGAAGACCATGGTGCTGGCAGCAAAGTTTTTAAAACTAATGAGCGAAAGGTTAACGAAATCCTAAGACACAATTGCAGTACCGAAAAGGACACGCGTCTATTGTACAGATTGTGCGCCTATTTTGAGGTAAATCATGTGCTAGAATTAGGAACATCGCTAGGCGTTGCTACACATGCGATGGCTGTTTCACGACCACAAGCTCAAATCACTAGTGTGGAAGGAAGTCCTGAAGTTTATGAGTTTGCTAGGCGACAACTACAAGAGAATAGCATTCAAAATGTAGCACTCATTTGTTCCACTTTTAAAGATTTTCTATCTCAGCATAAAGAAGAAAAAGATTATGATCTTATTTATATAGATGGTCACCATGATGGAGATGCGACTATTACTTATTTTGAAAGTATTCTAGCTCACGTGCACAATGACTCTGTGGTGGTTTTTGACGACATCTACTGGTCTACAGATATGACACGTGTGTGGAATGAGATTTGTAAACATTCTAAAGTCACGGCTAGTGTAGATTGTTTTGATTTTGGACTGGTTTTTTTCAGAAAAGAGCAATCTCAAGAACGTTTTTACGTAAAGCTGTAA
- the mazG gene encoding nucleoside triphosphate pyrophosphohydrolase, which translates to MNNRKEQLAAIDRLLTIMDELREQCPWDRKQTLESLRHLTIEETYELGDAILDKDMEEIPKELGDLLLHIVFYAKIGSETGDFDIASVANGICDKLISRHPHIYGDVKVKDEEEVKANWEALKLKEGKKSVLEGVPKSLPALVKSSRIQDKVAGVGFDWEKPEQVKEKLEEELAELQVEVDSGDKDKIEAEFGDVLFSLVNYGKHLGVNPEDALERTNKKFIKRFQYLESKAKEIGKELRDMTLSEMDVFWEEAKKV; encoded by the coding sequence ATGAACAACAGAAAAGAACAGCTTGCCGCAATAGATCGATTATTAACCATTATGGATGAATTGCGAGAGCAATGCCCGTGGGACCGCAAGCAAACGCTGGAATCTTTGCGTCATCTCACTATAGAAGAAACCTACGAATTAGGCGATGCAATTCTAGACAAGGACATGGAAGAAATTCCTAAGGAACTGGGCGATTTATTGTTGCATATTGTTTTCTATGCAAAAATAGGATCTGAGACTGGTGATTTTGATATTGCAAGTGTTGCCAATGGTATTTGTGATAAATTGATCTCGCGTCATCCCCATATTTATGGTGACGTAAAAGTAAAAGATGAAGAAGAGGTAAAAGCTAACTGGGAGGCGCTGAAACTTAAAGAAGGGAAAAAAAGCGTGCTAGAAGGAGTTCCTAAATCCTTACCAGCGCTGGTGAAAAGTTCGCGAATTCAAGATAAAGTGGCAGGCGTAGGTTTTGACTGGGAAAAGCCAGAGCAAGTAAAAGAAAAGCTAGAAGAAGAGCTGGCAGAATTGCAAGTAGAAGTGGACTCTGGAGACAAGGACAAGATCGAGGCCGAATTTGGTGATGTACTTTTCTCTCTTGTCAATTACGGCAAGCATCTAGGCGTGAATCCAGAAGATGCACTGGAAAGAACAAATAAAAAATTTATCAAGCGTTTTCAATATCTGGAATCTAAAGCTAAAGAAATAGGGAAGGAGCTGCGCGATATGACACTGTCAGAAATGGATGTGTTTTGGGAAGAGGCAAAGAAGGTGTAG
- a CDS encoding sensor histidine kinase encodes MTNIAIGIIITFLFVCMAILFCAILIKVYVAKIKKYNQLLFEKQLEQQKAVSRAVLETQEETLNNIALDLHDDAGQRLTYLNLQLEQLKLKQPEMNSTIAPISKTVNDLAINLRDLSHSVTSNSLVNSSLFSVFEKELLRINKLGVVTCHLEIIEKKAFSFTLEEKIIHYRIFQEVINNMLKHSRATTFTINVIQPDRPIFKYLDNGQGFNSSQEMNSNGLHNLQLRCELIDYNCDISSVINEGSTIQISKK; translated from the coding sequence ATGACTAACATAGCCATAGGAATTATCATCACTTTCCTCTTCGTCTGTATGGCGATACTTTTTTGTGCGATCCTTATAAAAGTTTATGTTGCCAAAATCAAAAAGTACAACCAGCTCCTTTTTGAAAAACAACTCGAGCAACAAAAAGCGGTAAGTCGCGCGGTACTAGAAACTCAGGAAGAAACATTAAATAACATAGCACTAGACCTTCATGACGACGCTGGACAACGACTTACGTACTTGAATTTACAATTAGAGCAATTAAAACTGAAGCAACCAGAAATGAATTCAACTATTGCGCCTATATCTAAAACAGTTAATGATCTTGCTATTAATTTAAGAGATTTGAGCCATTCCGTGACGTCTAACTCTTTGGTGAATTCCAGTCTATTCAGCGTTTTTGAAAAAGAATTGCTTAGAATTAATAAACTAGGAGTAGTAACTTGTCATCTAGAAATCATAGAAAAGAAAGCTTTTTCTTTTACTCTGGAAGAAAAAATCATTCATTATCGTATTTTTCAAGAAGTAATCAATAATATGCTCAAACACTCTAGAGCAACTACTTTTACTATCAATGTGATCCAGCCTGATCGACCTATTTTCAAATACTTAGATAATGGCCAAGGTTTTAATAGCTCTCAAGAAATGAATTCTAATGGATTACACAATCTTCAATTACGTTGTGAATTGATTGATTATAATTGTGATATTTCGTCGGTCATTAATGAAGGATCGACTATCCAAATTTCTAAGAAATAA